A single genomic interval of Croceibacter atlanticus HTCC2559 harbors:
- the dprA gene encoding DNA-processing protein DprA has protein sequence MNTNSLLHLLALQKAPNLGDTTAKKLIAVVGSVEGVFKEKRQNLLKIDGIGEHRIKGLFDVSLFDAAETELEFIKANNITTQSYMDSEYPERLKQCTDGPILLFQRGAINLNNRHIISIVGTRKVTTQGISFCNEFIESLSPLNPIIVSGFAYGVDITAQKAAVKHQLQTIGCLAHGLNQIYPKVHSKYVSQIEDNGGFITDFWSSDTFDRNNFLKRNRIIAGLSEATIVIESAEKGGSLVTADIANSYDREVFAVPGRPKDTQSVGCNTLIKKQQAHVLTSAADLIYMLNWDINEKPKTVQKSLFVELDDTEKTIYKYLQEQGKEHIDLIALGCNMPSYKIASVLLTMEMKGVIRPLPGKLFEVF, from the coding sequence ATGAATACCAATAGCCTTTTACATCTTCTTGCCTTACAGAAAGCGCCAAATCTTGGAGATACCACAGCAAAAAAATTAATTGCTGTTGTAGGATCTGTTGAAGGTGTTTTTAAGGAGAAACGTCAAAATTTATTAAAAATAGATGGTATTGGAGAGCATCGCATAAAAGGATTGTTTGATGTAAGTTTATTTGACGCTGCTGAAACTGAACTCGAATTTATAAAAGCTAACAATATCACTACACAGAGCTATATGGATTCTGAATATCCTGAGCGCTTAAAGCAATGTACAGATGGCCCTATTTTACTATTTCAACGTGGCGCTATTAATTTAAATAACAGGCATATAATAAGTATTGTTGGCACTAGAAAAGTTACCACACAAGGCATCTCTTTTTGTAACGAGTTTATTGAATCATTGTCTCCATTAAACCCAATAATAGTTTCTGGTTTTGCTTATGGTGTAGATATAACTGCGCAAAAGGCTGCTGTTAAACACCAATTGCAAACCATAGGTTGTTTAGCTCATGGTTTAAACCAAATTTATCCTAAAGTACACTCTAAGTATGTGTCACAGATAGAAGATAATGGTGGTTTTATTACAGACTTTTGGAGTAGTGATACTTTTGACAGAAATAATTTTTTAAAGCGTAATCGTATTATTGCTGGCTTAAGTGAAGCCACAATTGTTATAGAAAGTGCTGAGAAAGGTGGTTCCTTAGTTACTGCAGATATTGCCAACTCTTATGACAGAGAGGTTTTTGCAGTTCCTGGAAGACCTAAAGACACACAAAGTGTTGGGTGTAACACCTTAATTAAAAAACAGCAGGCACACGTACTAACAAGTGCAGCAGATTTAATTTATATGCTAAATTGGGACATAAATGAAAAACCAAAAACAGTTCAAAAAAGCTTGTTTGTAGAATTAGATGATACAGAAAAAACTATTTATAAGTATTTACAAGAACAAGGTAAAGAGCACATAGACCTTATTGCTTTAGGCTGTAATATGCCTAGTTACAAAATTGCTTCTGTATTGCTTACTATGGAAAT
- a CDS encoding HU domain-containing protein: MTISQHISDLLYRYECVIVPNFGAFITQTESARVHETTNAFYPPRKVVSFNEQLRKSDGLLVNHIATTEHSNYYAASSKVETFVRESKLALDTENTFSLENIGTFSRTEEGKLLFDPSYHINYLASSFGLSSFTSSSVVRETVQEHLEQDEIEVEEQAPVVVLEKTRETKRPYLKYAAVGLLALGLSGFLGLNYYSSQVKAHNIAEQQKADAQLEQHIQQATFVIDNPLQPVTFKVEKPKGNYHIIAGAFRVEENADKKVSQLEAKGFKARRIGKNKYGLHQVVYSSHSDRLEALQALRNVKRDENASAWLLVQDKD; the protein is encoded by the coding sequence ATGACTATTTCTCAACACATATCAGATTTACTATACCGATACGAGTGCGTAATTGTTCCAAACTTTGGAGCCTTTATTACTCAAACAGAATCGGCACGCGTTCACGAAACTACCAATGCATTTTATCCGCCAAGAAAGGTAGTATCGTTTAATGAACAACTTCGAAAATCTGATGGGTTGTTAGTTAACCATATTGCAACTACAGAGCATTCTAACTATTATGCGGCATCTTCAAAAGTTGAAACTTTTGTTAGAGAATCAAAATTGGCATTAGATACAGAGAATACCTTTTCATTAGAAAATATAGGTACCTTTTCTAGAACAGAAGAAGGAAAGTTATTATTTGACCCTTCTTACCATATAAACTACCTAGCATCATCTTTTGGTTTATCTTCTTTTACATCTTCTTCTGTAGTAAGGGAAACTGTACAAGAGCATTTAGAGCAAGACGAAATAGAGGTTGAGGAACAAGCTCCTGTAGTAGTTTTAGAAAAAACAAGAGAAACCAAACGTCCATACTTAAAGTATGCTGCCGTTGGCTTGTTGGCACTAGGTCTTTCTGGGTTTTTAGGTTTAAACTATTATAGCTCTCAAGTAAAAGCACATAACATTGCAGAACAACAAAAAGCAGATGCTCAACTAGAACAACACATACAACAAGCAACGTTTGTTATAGATAACCCTTTACAGCCTGTTACTTTTAAGGTAGAAAAACCAAAAGGTAATTACCATATTATTGCTGGAGCATTTAGAGTTGAAGAAAATGCAGATAAAAAGGTAAGCCAATTAGAAGCTAAAGGCTTTAAAGCTAGACGTATTGGTAAAAACAAATATGGTTTACACCAAGTTGTATATAGTAGCCATTCAGATAGGCTAGAGGCTTTGCAGGCATTACGCAATGTAAAGCGTGACGAAAATGCAAGCGCTTGGTTGCTTGTACAGGACAAAGATTAA
- a CDS encoding acyl-CoA thioesterase, which produces MEAKTPKESKTTYTDLVLPSETNPLNNLFGGELLARMDRAASISARRHSRRIVVTASVNHVAFNRSIPVGSVVTVEAIVSRAFRTSMEVFIEVYVEDRESGLRSLSNEAIYTFVAVDDLGSPVAIPPLKPETDLEISRYDAALRRKQLSLVLAGKMKANDATELKALFED; this is translated from the coding sequence ATGGAGGCAAAGACCCCAAAAGAATCTAAAACTACGTATACAGACTTGGTATTACCAAGCGAAACCAATCCTTTAAACAATCTTTTTGGAGGTGAGCTTTTAGCAAGAATGGATCGTGCAGCAAGTATATCTGCAAGGCGCCACAGCCGTCGTATAGTAGTAACTGCATCTGTAAATCACGTTGCATTTAATAGAAGCATTCCCGTAGGAAGTGTTGTTACCGTAGAGGCTATTGTTTCTCGGGCATTTAGAACTTCTATGGAAGTTTTTATTGAAGTGTATGTAGAAGATAGAGAAAGCGGTCTTAGAAGCCTTTCTAACGAAGCGATTTATACATTTGTAGCTGTAGATGATTTAGGTAGTCCAGTTGCAATACCACCATTAAAACCAGAAACAGACCTTGAAATTTCTCGTTATGACGCTGCATTAAGACGTAAGCAATTAAGTTTAGTGTTAGCAGGTAAAATGAAAGCTAATGATGCTACAGAACTAAAGGCACTGTTTGAAGATTAA
- a CDS encoding murein hydrolase activator EnvC family protein, whose protein sequence is MSRVLKTLVIISLLLGGFLSHAQDSKRKELENRRFELQQEIKRINALRTSNLKKQKSVLTQVEDLDTQISTTERLIKVTNQQANLLTRNINNNIKKIEKFRDELVSLKEDYDKMIVKSYKSRSNQNRIMFLLSSKNFLQAYKRVQYMKQYTEYRKEQGEQIQERTKMLQTLNADLIEQRKDKDKLIKENKVVQAQLRKDKEAQEVLVAQIRKKEGQFTAEIRKKQQEINRIDNEIDRIIREAIAKSNKGAAKEDVDRGRFKATPESKALASKFEQNKGKLPWPVKNGVVSMRFGTQPHPIVKSTTISSNGVRIDTEDKGRARAVFGGKVSEIQAVKGANKVVMVRHGDYITIYSNLSSVSVRKGDDVDINQDLGEIGKSTATGKTTLYFLIYKNTQKLNPASWVFKM, encoded by the coding sequence ATGAGTAGAGTACTAAAAACCTTAGTAATAATAAGCCTTCTTTTAGGAGGATTTTTGTCTCATGCACAAGACAGCAAACGTAAAGAGTTAGAAAACAGGCGTTTTGAGTTACAACAGGAAATTAAGCGTATTAATGCCTTACGTACAAGTAACTTGAAAAAGCAAAAATCTGTATTAACTCAGGTTGAAGACTTAGATACTCAAATTTCTACAACAGAACGGCTAATTAAGGTTACTAACCAACAAGCTAATCTGCTTACTCGAAACATAAACAATAACATAAAGAAAATTGAAAAATTTAGGGATGAGTTAGTGAGCTTAAAAGAAGATTATGACAAGATGATTGTCAAATCATATAAAAGCCGAAGTAACCAAAACAGAATTATGTTCTTGTTATCTTCTAAAAACTTTTTGCAAGCTTATAAACGTGTACAGTATATGAAACAATATACAGAGTATCGTAAAGAGCAAGGTGAGCAAATACAAGAACGCACAAAAATGCTGCAAACCTTAAATGCAGATTTAATTGAGCAGCGTAAGGATAAAGACAAACTCATTAAAGAAAATAAAGTTGTACAAGCGCAATTAAGAAAAGATAAAGAGGCGCAAGAAGTATTAGTTGCACAAATACGAAAGAAAGAAGGTCAATTTACTGCTGAGATTCGTAAGAAACAGCAAGAAATTAACCGTATAGATAATGAGATAGACCGCATTATTAGGGAAGCCATTGCAAAAAGTAATAAAGGCGCTGCTAAAGAAGATGTGGATCGTGGTCGTTTTAAAGCTACACCAGAATCTAAAGCCTTAGCATCTAAATTTGAACAAAACAAGGGTAAGTTACCATGGCCAGTTAAAAATGGTGTGGTTTCTATGCGTTTTGGTACACAACCACATCCTATTGTAAAGTCTACCACAATTTCAAGTAATGGTGTTAGGATAGATACTGAAGATAAGGGTCGTGCTCGTGCAGTATTTGGAGGAAAGGTAAGTGAGATACAAGCTGTAAAGGGTGCTAATAAAGTAGTGATGGTAAGACATGGTGACTATATTACAATTTACTCTAACCTATCTAGCGTATCTGTAAGAAAAGGAGATGATGTAGATATTAATCAAGATCTTGGCGAAATAGGAAAAAGTACCGCTACAGGAAAAACAACGCTTTACTTCCTTATATATAAAAACACCCAAAAACTGAATCCAGCAAGTTGGGTGTTTAAAATGTAA
- a CDS encoding DUF4292 domain-containing protein yields MTYKPLLSLCIVLILMSCGSKKLVSETSGTTDLATANVIKKHYENAVSFETLAGRLKVRYQDEKQTQNVSVSIRMEKDKAIWMSANILGIPLAKVLITPNSVKYYEKISGSYFDGDFRLLSDVLGTELDFNKVQNILLGQTIYDLRQEPYILETSDRGYVLQPKKQFDLFTRLFLLNASTYKTEAQQLVNNNENQSAIVTYPTYQTISGQVFPNEINIVANQNNKNTLIDIEYRSVEFNVDVSFPFSIPSGYDEIELK; encoded by the coding sequence ATGACCTACAAACCACTATTATCACTTTGCATCGTTTTGATACTAATGTCTTGCGGAAGCAAAAAATTGGTGTCAGAAACCAGTGGCACTACAGATTTAGCAACAGCAAATGTTATTAAAAAACATTATGAAAATGCAGTTAGTTTTGAAACGCTAGCAGGTCGTTTAAAAGTGCGGTACCAAGATGAGAAGCAAACTCAAAACGTTTCTGTAAGCATACGTATGGAAAAAGATAAAGCCATATGGATGAGTGCTAATATATTAGGTATACCACTTGCTAAAGTTTTAATTACACCTAATAGCGTTAAATATTACGAGAAAATTTCAGGAAGTTATTTTGATGGTGATTTTAGGTTATTATCTGATGTACTAGGAACTGAATTAGATTTTAATAAAGTTCAAAACATCTTATTAGGCCAAACAATTTATGACCTAAGACAAGAGCCTTACATATTAGAAACTTCAGATCGTGGTTATGTTCTTCAACCAAAAAAACAATTTGATTTATTTACGAGGTTATTTTTGCTAAACGCATCAACATATAAAACAGAAGCGCAGCAGTTGGTAAATAATAATGAAAACCAAAGTGCAATTGTGACCTATCCCACTTATCAAACTATTTCTGGTCAAGTGTTTCCAAATGAAATAAATATTGTTGCAAACCAAAACAATAAAAACACATTAATAGATATAGAATACAGGTCTGTAGAGTTTAATGTAGATGTAAGCTTTCCTTTTAGTATCCCAAGTGGTTATGATGAAATTGAACTTAAATGA
- a CDS encoding tetratricopeptide repeat protein: MAQEDDAQQDINVDDLGNVSNTFKEQFFEALKQKGIENYDRAIQALQRCLAQEPKNAVIHFELGKNYNALKQYDAAEESLKEALVYRKDDEDILKELYDVQFSKQDFQAAVTTVKQLISYNIIYKEDLAKLYQRTKEFDKAIEQLDEIDNAQGSSIYRDNLRRVIYNQTNNKEAQANRLEQQIKAAPGNIQNYLNLIYVYSEMAANDKAFSTAQRLLKAHPDAEPAHLALYKGYLEKGQVENAIASMKIVLKSNQVDKETKGKVLKDFMRYSTENPEVSNELESVLSDEDNDKDPKELGLFYLEQKDKPKALAYFFEALNDYPTDYVVLKNLALLQIDALQFKEAIITTSKALEVYPSQPLLYLLQGVAYNNTSNFNKALESLEFGIDYIIEDAQMQADMFTQMSEAYKGMGNNAKATEFLNRATQAKKQAN, translated from the coding sequence ATGGCACAGGAAGATGATGCCCAACAAGATATAAATGTAGATGATTTAGGTAATGTATCTAATACATTTAAAGAGCAGTTTTTTGAAGCTTTAAAACAAAAGGGTATAGAAAATTATGATCGTGCCATTCAAGCATTACAGCGTTGTTTAGCACAAGAGCCTAAAAATGCAGTCATTCATTTTGAATTAGGGAAAAACTACAACGCCTTAAAACAATATGACGCTGCAGAAGAAAGCCTAAAAGAAGCGTTGGTTTATCGAAAAGATGATGAAGACATCTTAAAAGAATTGTATGATGTACAATTTAGTAAACAGGATTTCCAGGCTGCAGTAACAACAGTAAAACAGCTTATTTCTTATAACATTATTTATAAGGAAGACTTGGCTAAGCTTTACCAACGTACTAAAGAATTTGATAAGGCTATAGAGCAGTTAGATGAGATAGACAATGCTCAAGGTTCCAGTATTTACAGAGATAATTTACGCCGTGTTATTTACAACCAAACAAATAATAAAGAAGCACAAGCTAACAGATTAGAGCAACAGATAAAGGCAGCTCCAGGCAATATTCAAAATTACCTCAACCTTATATATGTTTATAGTGAGATGGCAGCTAATGATAAAGCCTTTTCAACTGCACAGCGCCTATTAAAAGCGCATCCAGATGCAGAACCTGCACATTTAGCACTTTACAAAGGTTATCTAGAAAAAGGCCAAGTTGAAAATGCAATTGCATCTATGAAAATAGTCTTAAAAAGCAATCAAGTAGATAAGGAAACAAAAGGAAAGGTTCTTAAAGACTTTATGCGTTATTCTACTGAAAACCCTGAGGTTTCAAATGAATTAGAATCTGTATTAAGTGATGAAGACAATGATAAAGACCCTAAAGAATTAGGTTTGTTTTATTTAGAGCAGAAAGATAAGCCTAAAGCGTTAGCATATTTTTTTGAGGCGCTAAACGACTATCCTACAGACTATGTAGTATTAAAAAACCTAGCTTTATTACAAATTGATGCACTTCAATTTAAAGAAGCTATTATTACCACATCAAAAGCATTAGAGGTATACCCTTCACAACCACTACTCTATTTGTTACAAGGTGTGGCCTATAACAACACATCCAATTTTAATAAAGCCTTAGAAAGTTTAGAATTTGGCATAGATTATATTATTGAAGATGCTCAAATGCAAGCAGATATGTTCACTCAAATGAGCGAGGCATATAAAGGTATGGGCAATAATGCAAAAGCTACAGAGTTTTTAAATAGAGCTACCCAAGCTAAAAAACAAGCCAATTAA
- a CDS encoding sugar phosphate nucleotidyltransferase → MKIIVPMAGRGSRLRPHTLTVPKPLIPIAGKPIVHRLVEDIAKVLNEPIDEIAFIIGEDFGEKVEVDLREIAGQLGAKGTIYYQDKPMGTGHAIMCAADSLNGPAVVAYADTLFRADFKLDPSADAVIWVKQVEDPSQYGVVQLNDNNEITALVEKPEEEVSDLAVIGIYYFKKVEVLKEHLQSVLENNILRGGEYQINDGILGMMTSGNVFKTGQIDEWMDCGNKTVTVDTNSRMLQFLKEDGNSLVSDTVTLTNSEIIEPCYIGENVVLENTTVGPNVSLGDNCKLTDVTIKNSLVQHNTVIKNAKLNNAMIGSHAVYNGDFTEISIGDYSKLE, encoded by the coding sequence ATGAAAATTATTGTTCCAATGGCAGGTCGAGGTTCTAGGCTACGCCCACATACACTTACAGTACCTAAACCATTAATTCCTATTGCAGGTAAACCAATTGTACACAGATTGGTAGAAGATATTGCAAAAGTTTTAAATGAACCAATTGATGAAATTGCATTTATTATTGGAGAAGATTTTGGTGAAAAGGTAGAAGTAGATTTACGTGAGATTGCCGGACAGTTAGGTGCTAAAGGCACTATTTATTATCAAGATAAACCAATGGGAACTGGTCACGCTATTATGTGTGCTGCAGATTCTTTAAATGGTCCTGCAGTAGTAGCATATGCAGATACGTTATTTAGAGCAGACTTTAAACTAGATCCTAGCGCAGATGCTGTAATATGGGTAAAGCAGGTCGAAGATCCTTCACAATATGGTGTTGTACAACTTAATGATAATAATGAAATTACAGCCTTGGTAGAAAAACCAGAAGAAGAAGTTTCAGATCTTGCTGTAATAGGTATTTACTATTTTAAAAAGGTTGAAGTTTTAAAAGAACACTTACAAAGTGTGCTCGAAAACAACATTCTTCGTGGTGGCGAGTATCAAATAAATGACGGTATTTTAGGAATGATGACTAGCGGAAATGTATTTAAAACCGGTCAAATAGATGAATGGATGGATTGTGGTAACAAAACTGTTACTGTCGATACTAATTCTAGAATGCTACAGTTCCTAAAAGAAGATGGCAATTCTTTAGTTAGCGATACTGTTACATTAACAAATTCTGAAATTATCGAGCCTTGCTATATAGGTGAAAATGTTGTGTTAGAAAACACTACCGTTGGTCCTAATGTTTCTTTGGGAGATAACTGTAAACTTACAGATGTTACCATAAAAAACAGTTTAGTACAGCACAATACTGTAATAAAGAACGCAAAACTTAACAATGCTATGATTGGTAGTCACGCTGTATATAATGGCGATTTTACCGAAATTAGTATTGGAGATTACTCTAAGTTGGAATAA
- the dut gene encoding dUTP diphosphatase — protein sequence MTINIINKSSHKLPHYETIASAGMDLRAHLSESVILKPLERAIIKTGLFIELPIGIEAQVRPRSGLAAKKGITVLNAPGTIDADYRGEIGVILVNLSNENFKIEDGERIAQLVIAKHERADWQEVTTLSETSRGEGGFGSTGTK from the coding sequence ATGACCATTAATATTATTAATAAATCATCTCATAAACTACCTCATTACGAAACCATCGCTTCTGCAGGAATGGACCTAAGAGCACACCTAAGTGAATCGGTAATCTTAAAACCATTAGAGCGTGCTATTATAAAAACAGGATTGTTTATTGAACTTCCTATTGGTATAGAAGCTCAGGTTAGACCACGTAGCGGCTTGGCAGCTAAAAAAGGAATTACTGTATTAAATGCGCCTGGTACAATAGATGCAGATTATAGAGGTGAAATTGGAGTGATTCTTGTAAATTTGAGCAACGAAAACTTTAAAATAGAAGATGGTGAGCGCATAGCTCAATTGGTTATAGCCAAGCATGAAAGAGCTGATTGGCAGGAAGTAACTACACTATCTGAAACCTCTAGAGGTGAAGGTGGCTTTGGTAGTACTGGTACAAAATAA
- a CDS encoding oligosaccharide flippase family protein, translated as MSVLKNLFKQTVIYGLATVIPRMMSFVLLPLYTDLLPTQEYGKVSIIFAWIVVFNVILAYGMETAFFRFYHDDKTKNSVKGTSALSIAISSIIFLGLALYLKSHLASLINIDVKYITFVIWILVLDALVIIPFSILRAKGKSMLYSILKIVNVAINLGLNVFFLVILKDLINPSKEVFWNSIWFSGAEVSYIFISNLIASLLTLLMLVPLYFKIKLRINFSLLKKMLRFGFPVMIAGLAYAVNETFDRILLDYLLPPETAESQIGEYSACYKLALFITLFATAFRLGIEPFFFSHSKEKNSKETYAVITKYFVLIGLGILLSVIVFVDVLKELFISDESYWEAMPVVPYILLANLCLGIYFNLSVWYKITDRTKFGAYFSIVGALVTLALNFWLIPSIGYKGSAIATLSAYGTMMILSWYFGKKHYPIPYNLKKLGIFTVLALGFSALSFLLFRGNLIIGVLLIAVFFGALYVSERKELKQFLK; from the coding sequence TTGAGTGTTCTAAAAAACTTATTTAAGCAAACCGTTATTTATGGCCTAGCTACGGTCATACCTAGAATGATGAGTTTTGTTTTATTGCCACTTTATACAGACTTGCTGCCTACTCAGGAATACGGTAAAGTTTCAATAATATTTGCTTGGATAGTTGTTTTTAATGTTATCCTAGCCTACGGTATGGAAACTGCTTTCTTTAGGTTTTATCACGATGATAAGACTAAAAACAGTGTAAAAGGCACATCTGCACTCTCTATTGCAATTAGCTCCATAATTTTTTTAGGCTTAGCACTGTACCTAAAATCTCACTTAGCATCTTTAATAAATATTGATGTTAAGTATATCACTTTCGTGATCTGGATTTTAGTTTTAGACGCCTTGGTAATCATCCCTTTCTCAATATTAAGAGCGAAAGGAAAATCTATGCTTTATAGCATATTAAAGATAGTTAATGTTGCTATAAACTTGGGGTTAAATGTTTTCTTCCTAGTTATTTTAAAAGATCTTATAAACCCTTCTAAAGAAGTGTTTTGGAATAGTATTTGGTTTTCTGGTGCAGAGGTTTCATATATCTTTATTTCTAATCTAATTGCCAGCTTACTAACACTTTTAATGTTGGTTCCTCTTTACTTTAAAATTAAACTTAGAATAAACTTTTCACTATTAAAGAAAATGCTTCGATTTGGGTTTCCAGTTATGATAGCAGGCTTGGCGTACGCAGTTAATGAAACTTTTGATAGAATTTTATTAGATTACTTATTACCACCAGAAACTGCAGAGTCTCAAATTGGTGAATATTCAGCTTGTTATAAATTGGCATTGTTTATTACTCTTTTTGCCACTGCATTTAGATTAGGAATCGAGCCTTTTTTCTTTAGCCACTCCAAAGAAAAAAACTCAAAAGAAACTTATGCTGTAATTACAAAATACTTTGTGTTAATTGGCTTAGGCATTTTACTTTCTGTTATTGTGTTTGTTGATGTTTTAAAAGAGCTTTTTATAAGCGATGAATCTTATTGGGAAGCAATGCCTGTAGTGCCTTATATCTTATTAGCAAATTTATGCTTGGGTATTTACTTTAATCTTTCTGTTTGGTATAAGATTACAGACCGCACTAAATTTGGTGCATACTTCTCAATTGTTGGAGCCTTAGTTACATTGGCCTTAAATTTCTGGCTAATTCCAAGTATTGGTTATAAGGGTTCGGCAATTGCCACATTATCTGCATATGGCACAATGATGATTTTATCCTGGTATTTTGGCAAAAAACACTACCCTATACCTTATAATTTAAAAAAACTGGGGATTTTTACTGTTTTGGCTCTTGGGTTTTCTGCACTTTCGTTCTTGTTGTTTAGAGGCAACCTTATTATAGGAGTGTTATTAATAGCTGTGTTTTTTGGGGCTTTATATGTTTCAGAGCGCAAGGAACTTAAACAATTTTTAAAATAG
- a CDS encoding ABC transporter ATP-binding protein, translating into MITFEDMLTVQNLTIAFKSQDDFIPVVNNISFDLKPNEILGVVGESGSGKSVSTLAISGLLPKKISKITSGNIIFEGTSLLEYSNAQMTMLRGKEIAMIFQEPMSALNPSMTCGAQVLEIILQHKDITPAKAKVETLQLFEKVKLPRPKDIFKSYPHQISGGQMQRVMIAMAIACKPKILIADEPTTALDVTVQKEIIQLLKELQKETKMSIIFISHDLALVSEIAQRVIVMHKGNIVEEGKTEDIFLQPKQLYTKALIASKPNTKIHLKRLPTVSDFVNNTVPTETISDNERRLFRKQLFEQKPLLEVVNVDKEFYSNAGLFNKTTIVKAVNNVSFKVYEGETLGLVGESGCGKSTLGNVILQLHKATKGKVFYKGEDITKLKGKALRVLRKDIQLIFQDPFSSLNPRITVGKAIEEPMKVHKLYQNDDERKEKVISILKRVGLDASHYYRYPHEFSGGQRQRIGIARTIALQPKLIVCDESVSALDISVQAQVLNLLNELKEDFGFTYIFISHDLSVVKYMADELIVMNKGQIEEQGDPDHIYENPKTHYTKRLIAAIPKGI; encoded by the coding sequence ATGATTACTTTTGAAGATATGTTAACTGTACAGAACCTAACCATTGCTTTTAAATCGCAAGACGACTTTATTCCGGTTGTTAACAACATATCATTTGATCTTAAACCTAACGAAATACTTGGCGTTGTTGGTGAATCTGGTTCTGGGAAATCTGTGTCTACTCTCGCTATATCTGGTCTTTTGCCTAAGAAAATCTCTAAAATAACTTCTGGTAATATCATATTTGAAGGAACTTCTCTACTAGAATATTCTAACGCCCAAATGACAATGTTAAGAGGCAAAGAGATTGCTATGATTTTTCAAGAACCTATGAGTGCTTTAAACCCTTCTATGACTTGCGGAGCACAGGTACTTGAAATTATATTGCAACATAAAGACATAACACCTGCTAAAGCTAAGGTTGAAACGCTTCAGTTATTTGAAAAGGTTAAGTTACCTAGGCCAAAAGATATTTTTAAAAGCTATCCTCATCAAATAAGTGGAGGCCAAATGCAACGTGTAATGATTGCCATGGCTATTGCCTGTAAACCAAAGATTCTTATTGCAGACGAACCAACAACAGCATTAGATGTAACTGTACAGAAAGAAATAATTCAGCTTTTAAAGGAGCTTCAGAAAGAAACTAAAATGAGTATTATATTTATATCTCATGACTTGGCTTTGGTTTCAGAAATTGCTCAACGTGTTATTGTTATGCACAAAGGTAATATTGTTGAAGAAGGCAAAACAGAAGACATATTTTTGCAACCTAAGCAACTTTATACCAAAGCATTAATTGCATCTAAACCTAATACTAAAATTCATTTAAAAAGACTACCTACAGTTAGTGACTTTGTGAACAATACTGTACCAACAGAAACGATAAGTGACAATGAAAGACGTTTATTTAGGAAACAACTCTTTGAGCAAAAACCATTATTGGAAGTAGTTAATGTAGATAAAGAGTTTTACAGCAATGCCGGATTATTTAATAAAACAACCATTGTAAAGGCAGTTAATAATGTAAGCTTTAAAGTTTATGAAGGTGAGACCTTAGGATTGGTTGGTGAAAGTGGATGCGGAAAATCTACACTTGGAAATGTTATTCTACAACTTCACAAGGCTACGAAGGGTAAAGTATTTTATAAGGGAGAAGATATTACTAAATTAAAGGGCAAAGCTTTAAGGGTTTTACGTAAAGATATTCAGTTAATTTTTCAGGACCCATTTTCTTCATTAAACCCAAGGATTACTGTTGGTAAAGCAATTGAAGAGCCTATGAAAGTTCATAAATTATACCAAAACGATGACGAGCGTAAAGAAAAAGTAATTTCTATTTTAAAACGCGTAGGCTTAGACGCTTCACACTATTATAGGTATCCTCACGAGTTTAGTGGCGGCCAACGCCAACGTATTGGTATAGCTAGAACTATAGCATTGCAACCAAAACTAATTGTGTGTGATGAATCTGTTTCTGCCCTAGACATCTCTGTGCAAGCGCAAGTGCTTAATTTGTTAAATGAGTTAAAAGAAGATTTTGGATTTACCTATATCTTTATTTCTCATGATTTGTCTGTTGTTAAGTATATGGCAGATGAGCTTATTGTCATGAATAAAGGACAGATTGAAGAGCAAGGTGATCCAGACCATATTTATGAAAACCCAAAAACGCATTACACCAAACGTTTAATAGCAGCTATTCCTAAAGGCATCTAA